TCTACAGCGGTTATCCAACCGAACTCAAGGGTGGGGATAACGGGGCAGCAGCGGTTTTGTATCGTTCTGGCTCCCCAAACTCTCTGTTGGTTCTCAATAGTAGTACTCCGCTTGACTGGACCTCGACTGAGCGCACCAATAAGGCCCTGAACCTGGTTTTATCTCTGCGTCCAACGTCTTACTCAACCACCGCGACAAGTGGCACCTTCAACGGTTCGTTGACGTTCACCACCACCTATCAGTAGGAGCCACCATGAAATTTATACCAATAGCCTTATTGCTGATATCCACGCCGCTATGGGCCGCGAACAGTACCAATACAAATGTATTAACGGTTAAGGCGGAGTTGGTTACTGGTAGCTGTGACATCACCGCCTCCGATGTTGATTTGGGCGACTTAGACGCGAGCGAGTTCGCCGCTGGCGGCGCATGGGCGAATTTATCAGCAACAACGAAGGGTAACGTCCCCACACAGCCCCTGAAGATTAGCTTCCGCTGTGATTCAGGCTCTCTCGCCAAAACGCTGGTGTTGAGCTTTAAGCCGCAAAAAGCGCAACTCACCGGTAATCAGATATTCCCGAATGAATATACCGGTCCGATGACTGCAGCGGGAAACGTGGGCGTTGTGGTCTTTGAGGGGAGAACAAGTCCAGTTGCTATTAATGTGCTTAATAAAGACAATACCTCTGCCGTCAATATTGTTAACTATAAAGGTTCAACCACTACCTATTCTGATATCACCCTTTCGGCTCGTTTTCAAAAAGTGGATTCAGCAAAAACGGTCACTCCAGGTGGCGTATTAAGTCAGGTGCAAATCAGCGTGAGCTACAAATAATGGATAAACGGCAGGTTAATATGAGCACGATGATTTCACGATCAATTTCTTTTGTGGCATTGCTGTTGAACGGAATTTATTCATATCAGGTGCAGGCTAAGGAGTGTTATTTTGACAAAATTAATACCAGCACGGTAAGCGCGGGAACGTTAGTCGTGAATAATTATAACCCATCCAGTACAACACCCGTGCTATTGGGGACGCTCAGTGCGGGAGAATATGGTCACATAACTTGTAATACAGGTAATGATGGTTCTGATTTTTATGGAAGATCCACAGCAACAAGCGGTACGCAATACGATAGTTATACCAGCACCAGTGGTAGTACAAAATATAGCTACAACAGAGTTTTTTTTCCAACGAGCATACCTGGAATATATTATAACATTTACATAGCTAATTCTATTAATGCTACTTATACAGCTTACATTCCGTCTAATACGAGTTGGACACGTGAGATCGATAATGCCGCAGAAGGAGGTTTTCCTGTTGGATTATACATCGAAGTTTGGCAGCGTGGGGTGGTTTCCTCAATAGGTAATGGTGAAGCGCATCCTGTTATAAATGGTGAAGTAGGCAGGTTTAAAGCAGGGAATGAAGATGTAAGTAGTCAACAGGTTGTCGCTACAGTAAACGCATCTTCATTCACCGTAAAATTCGCCACGCCAACCTGTAATTTATCCGTATCCCCCACCACCATCGACTTTGGCGATGTGGGTAATGACAAACCACGAAAAACCTTCACCTTGAAAAATAGCAACTGCGTTAATGCTTCAGGGGTTACCCTTAAACTGACGTCGACCAAAGCGGCTTATGATAATAGCGGGTTGTCTATTCTCGCCAATACCACAACTGGCACCTCAGCAGCGGGCGGACGGGGAGTGGCGGTTTCTTACGAGGGATCGTCCCGGCAATATCTGTCGGCGAATGACACAAATTCTTCAGTGTCCATCGACTTTGGTTCCATCGTAACGGCGAAAGATATCACCATGGCCGGGTTACTCACCTGCACCTCCGCCAGCAATAACAGTACCTGCGATGACTACACCCCTGGCGCGTTCACCGCAGCGGGAACTATTAGTGCCACGTACAAATAGATAGTAAATCCGGTAATACAAAGGATCGTATTACCGGATGGCTGGCCTGTCAGAATGTTTCCCAGTTATCCGTATTTACCGTGTTTGATTTTGGCAGTGAAACCGATGGATGAACGGCAGGTGTAACGCGTCTAATTGCGCTTGTCCCGGTTAAACGGAATGTGCCGACGGCTTCCGTTAAGCGTGCGGCCTGCTCTTCAAGAGAGGCCGCAGCAGCCGATGCTTCTTCAACCAATGAGGCGTTTTGCTGCGTGACCTTATCCATCTCTGAAATCGCCTGGCTTACCTGGACGATGCCCCGGCTTTGTTCATCAGAGGCCGCCGCAATTTCCAGCATAATGTCGGTCACGCGTTTTACCGCATCGACAATATCCGTCATCGTATTGCCCGCCGCGACGACTTCTCCAGAGCCCTGGTCAATCAGTCGGACAGATTCGCTGATCAATCCTTCTATCTCTTTTGCCGCCTGAGCGCTGCGGCTTGCCAGCGTACGCACCTCACTAGCCACCACTGCAAACCCACGCCCCTGCTCTCCTGCCCGCGCCGCCTCAACCGCCGCGTTCAGCGCCAGGATATTGGTCTGGAAGGCAATGCTGTTAATAACGGCGGTAATTTCAGAGATTTTCTTCGAGCTGGTTGAGATATTGCCCATGGTTTTCACCACACCAGAGACCATCTGACCGCCCCGGCTGGCCTTGCCGGACGCATCTTCCGCCAGCGTACTCGCATGATGCGCGTTGTCGGCGTTTTGCTTCACCGTAGCCGTCAGCTCTTCCATGCTGGCCGCCGTTTGTTCAATCGCCGCGGCCTGTTGTTCGGTACGTGAAGACAGATCGGTATTACCCGCCGAAATCTCACTGGTACCGCGGTAGATTTCTTCCGCGCCCTGACGTACCGTGCCCACTGTTTTCGCCAGCGACCGTTGCATTGTCTGCAGATGACGGCTCAGGCGCCCAATTTCGCTGCGCCCGGTTGGTTCCTCTGGCATTGTCAGGTCCCCTTCTGAAATTTGCTCAATGCGCTGGGCCGCACGTAACAGAGGATGAATAACGGTACGGCGCAGAACAATAAACGTCATCACGGTCAGTGCCAGCGCAAGAACGAATGCCCCCAGCATAAAGGCCATGCCAAGCTGTGTACGTTGGTGCGCCTGTTCGCTTAACTGATTCGCCCTGGCGGTACGAATATCGATCGCCTTTAACAATACCTTGTTGTAAGCAGAGTCCAGCGGTCTGGCCTGTTCATTTTCATGGTTGATGATCGCCTCGAACATGCCGTTTTTAGCGTACTTGAGCATAGGCTGTAAGCCATCGATATAGGCTTTGAAATTGGCGCTCAGTTCAGCGTCTAACGCCTCTCCGGCAGTAGTTTTCACCGCACGAGCCATATAAGTATTGAAACCGTCCTGCGATTGCTTAATACGTTTTTCTGCCTCGGCAATATTGGCCTTCATGTCATCCATTTCAGCAATACGGCTCGCCGCACCAGCATGGATCATGTTGATGCGCGCGGTGCGTAAGTGGTTAGAGCTGTTAGATAACCCCATCCGGACCTGAATCTCATCGGTTACATCGCGCTGATCGCGATCGGCCTGCATAAGAAAATAACCTGCCAGCCCGGAACTTAAGGCGAATAGCAGAAGGATGCCACCGAGAATGGAGGAAAACAGCGGAACCAGCCGGATTTGATGCAGAAAGCCCAGTTTATGCAGGGCTTGCATCGATGTAGTGTTGTCCATGACCGTCGACTCTCTTGTAGGGTTTATGCGTGAAAACACGCCCGTTAGATAGTCATCGGCAATCCGGGAAGTTTACTTACCGTGAAAAGCGCCGGATTCGTCACACTTTCACAACATAATTCTAAAAAATTCAGGAAAGTGCCAGCGGTGAAATCCGCTGGCCAATGAATCAGTTATCACCAAAATGGATAACGGTACGGATGGATTTACCCTGATGCATTAAATCGAACGCTTCGTTAATCTGCTCCAGAGGCAGGCGATGCGTAATAAACGGATCTAACTGAATTTTTCCGCTCATTGCTTCTTCGACCATACCCGGCAACTGAGTGCGCCCTTTTACGCCGCCAAACGCGGAACCGCGCCACACGCGACCGGTTACTAACTGGAACGGACGTGTTTTGATCTCCTGACCGGCACCCGCCACCCCAATGATGATGCTTTCGCCCCACCCTTTATGGCAACACTCTAGCGCCGCACGCATCACGTTAACGTTGCCGATACACTCAAAGCTAAAGTCCACGCCACCGTCGGTGAGCTCAACAATCACGTCCTGCACCGGCTTATCGTAATCGTTTGGGTTGATGAAATCGGTCGCGCCCATTTCACCAGCCAATTTGAATTTCTCCGGATTGGTATCAACAGCCAGAATACGCCCGGCTTTTGCCTGCACCGCGCCCTGAATCACCGCCAGGCCAATACCGCCCAGACCAAATACGGCTACGGTATCGCCTTCCTTCACTTTCGCGGTGTTATGGACCGCTCCGATACCGGTGGTCACGCCACATCCCAGCAGACACACTTTATCCAGCGGAGCCTGCGCGTTAACCTTCGCCAGCGAGATCTCTGCGCAAACGGTATATTCGCTGAAGGTACTGGTGCCCATATAGTGATAAATCGGCTCGCCGTTATACGAGAAGCGCGTTGTGCCATCAGGCATCAGACCTTTGCCCTGTGTCGCCCGCACGGCCTGACACAAGTTAGTTTTACCCGATTTACAGAACTTGCACTCGCCGCACTCTGCGGTGTACAGCGGGATCACATGATCGCCCGGTTTCAGGCTGGTGACGCCTTCCCCCACTTCAACCACAATGCCGCCGCCTTCATGGCCCAGTACCGCCGGGAACACGCCTTCCGGATCGTCGCCTGAGAGGGTAAAAGCATCAGTATGGCACACGCCGGTGTGGGTAATTTTAACAAGCACTTCACCTTTCTTTGGTGGTGCGACGTCGATTTCAACAATTTTTAACGGTTGGCCGGGGCCAAATGCAACTGCTGCACGTGATTTCATTTGTCTCTTCCCATTATTGCAAGGTGATGGTGTTATTTTAGATAAGCACGCAGAAGATGGCCGATCTCAGCCATGCGCACAGCTCGCTGGTCTGGTGTTGTCTCCCCACTGACCAGTTCATCTTTCAGGTGGATCTCAACCATTTCGCCCATCAGACCATTGGATGCGCCGCGTACGGCGGCAATTTGTTGCAGGATCGACAGGCATGGTTCGCCAGATTCCAGTGCGCGCTCAAGCGCATCAACCTGACCGCGAATACGGCGTACACGAGTGAGAATGCGTTTTTTATCTTCGGGTGAATGCGGCATACGCCCTCCATATACTATAGGGGGGTATACTATCAGAATTTTTATGTAATTGTAAAAAACTAACATTTATTTAATGAGGGGGTGACGACCAGGCCTCGTCAGATGAACCCTGGTCGCCAGGTCACTGAATGGCTTTCTGAACTAATTTTTCCAGATTTTTTAAGGGTTGAATTGCCGCAGTATCTGGTCCATAAGTCTGTAATATCTCAACCGGATGATATCCAACGACTACACGTCCATCCGACTCTTCCCGAATCAATACTCTAAAGGGAAGATCGAGCGCCATATCAGGATATGCCTGCATTAATGATGTGCCACCTTTAGGATTGCCAAAAATAATGACGGTTGTGGGTAACATGGTTAGTCCAGCATTTTTAGCCTCTTTCGCATGATCAAATTCTCCAAAAAAAACAAGATTATTACTCTCAATGGCAGCAATGAGATGCTCTCTGGTCTGCTGGTAATTATAAGTACTATACGTTTTGATCATAGTATTCCCGGTGTTGGCAGCATGACTGGTTACCGTCATAAGCAGATACAGTGCAGCTGTAATAAATATATTTTTTAGAGACCGAAGCATCACAACATCCTTAATTTAACGATAGTCTGGAAAGCTATCTAAGACCAGCGGATACTTTGCCGGTATAATCTCTCTCGTGCTGATTCTGTGCAAGGATACACTTGGCAGAATGCACCATCGCAATAAGACCCGCAGCCATCATTATCGTGTCTTTTAAGACCAGTCGCCCGGCGCCAGAAAGATAGGGAAACCCGGTGTGAGAATCCTGGCCACTTACCCATGTTTCTGGTGTAAATATCAGGAATGTCAGAGTGACAAAAGGAGTTAAGAAGGCAAGTGTTGCCCCCCAAAAGCCGATTTTTGGTGACACATAATGAGCAAGGATTAATAATGAAAAAATGACTTCAACAATACCAAGTCCGGTAGAGTACCCATAAGTATTATTCGCATGATGCCATGCGCGGTTAGCCTCTATTAATTCGCCCTCATGGTTCATAAACTGAGTATAATTACTCGGATCGTTATAAAAGAAAGACATAAATGGGCTATTAGCTACAAAAGGAACGATGCTATCTGCTTCATAGGGAATGAACTTCAACAATCCTATCCACATAAATACAATGGCAATAGAAATGCGACAAAGATTTATTCCCACGTTTTCTTTCGTTGAAACATATTGGTATAGTTTATCCATCATATCCAGAGGTCCTGTGTTGTAGAAATCACGACCTTTATAACCTTGTTATTTATATGTCTATATGTTCAGGAATCTATAATTTTTGTTTGATCGTCTGGATAGGTCAAAATATAGACTATGGATAAGTTCGGTTGAGTGGAATGAACTCCTTGTTTTTCAGTTTGGCTATCAAACTACTTGCAGCAACTGATTGTATAACGTGGTGAAAGCATGTCTCTCTTCATCGCCCACGGTTGCTGTATCCCTTGTCCGGCAAAGCAGAGCGTTCCTTTACCCTTTTCCCAGATACCTCCATCAGTTTATCGCTGTTACGCCGCGGCGTTAGGTTGTCGTCAAAAAGATTCAGTTCACCGTACGTATCGGCAACCAACCTGACATGATCAATTTTTACCAATCCATACCCCAGGCTTACAGCATTAATATGCTCCCACGTCAATAACCACTAAAAGTTAATGGTTTATAAAACAATTTAACCTTACAATAACCATACTTTTTCATGTCTTAAGTTTAAGCTGGAGAAAAAAATGGAGCTCAGCCGGAGGCAGTTCTTTCGAATCTGCGCGGGCGGTATGGCAGGAACAACTGTTGCATCTCTCGGATTCTTATCATCTTTTTCCGTTCACGCGGAAACCCGTCAATACAAACTCTTAAAAGCAAAAGAGACACGTAATAACTGTACGTACTGCTCAGTAGGCTGCGGCATGCTGATGTACAGCCTTGGCGATACAGCCAAAAACGTCAAAGAAAGTATCTACCATATTGAGGGCGATCCGGATCATCCGGTGAGCCGTGGATCGTTGTGCCCTAAAGGCGCTGGCGTGCTGGATTATATTCATAGTGAAACCCGTCTGCAGTATCCCGAATATCGCGCACCGGGTTCGGATAAATGGCAGCGTATTGGCTGGGATGATGCGATTAATCGTATTGCCCGACTTATGAAAGATGACCGCGATGCCAACTTTATTGAGAAAAATGCCCAGGGCGTTACCGTCAACCGATGGTCCACCACGGGCATGCTATGCTCCTCAGCGGCAAGTAATGAAACCGGGATCCTCGACGGTAAATTTGCTCGCGGACTAGGTATGGTCGCTATCGACTGTCAAGCACGGTTATGTCATGGCCCCACCGTTGCTGCTCTTGCACCAACGTTTGGACGTGGTGCGATGACCAACAACTGGGTCGATATTAAAAATGCCAACGTAGTGCTTATTATGGGCGGTAATGCCGCTGAGGCACATCCGGTAGGCTTTAAATGGGTAGTCGAAGCGCAAACTAAAAACGACGCCACCGTGGTGGTAGTCGACCCGCGTTTTAACCGTAGCGCCGCCGTCGCCGATCTGTATGCGCCAATACGCGCTGGTTCCGACACCGCATTCCTGCTCGGTGTAATCCGTTATCTGCTGGAAAACAACCAGGTGCAGCACGACTATGTGCGCCATTACACCAACGCCAGCCTGATTATCCGTGATGACTATCAGTTCGACGACGGCTTGTTCAGTGGCTATGACGACAAAAAACGCCAGTACGATAAATCGAGCTGGTTCTATCAGCTTGACGAACAGGGTAATGCCCTGCGTGATGAAACATTGTCTCACCCACGCTGCGTGTGGAATTTGCTGAAAGCCCACGTCGACCGCTATACGCCAGAAATGGTTAACCGGTTGTGTGGGACCTCAGTGGCAGATTTCAATCGTATCTGCGAAATTCTCGCCAGCACCAGCGTGCCTGACCGCACCGCTACTATTCTGTATGCGCTGGGTTGGACACACCACTCCGCCGGGGCACAGATTATCCGCGCCGCCGCTATGCTCCAGTTGCTACTGGGCAATATAGGCATGGCGGGCGGTGGCGTTAACGCCTTACGTGGCCACTCCAATATTCAGGGCTATACCGATCTTGGCTTGTTGTCGACGAACCTGCCGGGCTATATGCCGCTGCCGTCGGAAAAACAGACAGACTACCAGACCTATATTTCGCAAATCACGCCGCCTGCGCTAGGCGTGAATGAGGTCAATTACTGGCAAAATACGCCGAAGTTCTTTGTTAGCATGATGAAAAGTTTCTGGGGCGACAATGCAACAGTGGAAAATAACTGGGGCTACGACTGGCTACCTAAATGGGATCGCCTGTATGACGTAATGACCCAGGCTGAATTGATGCTCGAAGGGAAGATTAATGGTTACATCGTTCAGGGCTTCAATCCGCTGGCGGCGTTTCCGGATAAAAACAAATCAACTCGCGCGCTTTCAAAACTGAAATATATGGTGGTTATCGATCCGCTGGTCACTGAGTCGTCCAATTTTTGGCAAAATCATGGCGAGATGAACGATGTAAACCCGGCAGATATTCAGACCGAAGTTTTCCGTCTGCCCTCTTCCTGCTTTGCTGAAGAAAATGGTTCAATCGCTAACTCCGGGCGTTGGTTGCAATGGCACTGGGCTGCGGCAGAACCACCAGGTGAAGCCTTACATGACGGGAAGATCCTCGGTCGCCTGTTTATGCGGCTGCGCGAGTTGTATCAACAGGAAGGTGGAGCGAATCCGCAACCCTTGTTGAATATTGCCTGGAATTATAAAGATCCATACGACCCACACCCAGAAGAGATTGCGCGTGAAGCAAATGGCCAGGCGCTTGAAGACCTTTATGATGACAAAGGCCAGCTTATAGCCAAAAAAGGCCAGCAGCTCAGCAGCTTTGCACAGTTGCGCGATGACGGCTCGACCAGCAGTTTCTGCTGGGTCTACTGCGGAAGCTGGACAGAACAAGGCAACCAGATGGCCAATCGCGACAACAGCGATCCGTATGGTCTGGGCTGCACACCGGGCTGGGCGTGGTCATGGCCTGCCAACCGCCGTATTCTCTACAATCGCGCTTCGGCCGATCCATCAGGAAAACCGTGGGATCCCAAACGAACCCTGCTGCATTGGAATGGCAAAAAGTGGGCCGGTATGGACGTAGCCGACTACGGCCAGGCCGCACCGGGCAGCAACGTTGGTCCGTTTATCATGAATCCGGAAGGCGTAGCGCGTCTGTTCTCCATCGACAAAATGAACGACGGGCCATTCCCGGAACATTACGAACCCATTGAGTCGCCTATTGGTACCAACCCGCTGCACCCGAATGTTGTATCCAGCCCGGTTGCGCGTATCTACCATGACGATATCGCCAATATGGGTAAAGCGGATGCCTTCCCGTACGTCGCCACAACTTACTCCATTACCGAACTGTTCCGCCACTGGACCAAACATGCGCTGCTCAACGCCATTGCTCAACCCGATCAATTCATCGAAATCGGTGAGGCGCTGGCGAGCAAAAAAGGCATTGCGGCAGGTGATACGGTGAAAGTGATGTCGAAACGCGGCTTTATCAAAGCGAAGGCGGTGGTCACCAAACGTCTGCAAACGCTGACGATCGATGGTAAGCCGGTCGATACTATCGGTATCCCTTGTCACTGGGGCTTTGAAGGCGCCACACGCAAAGGGTTCCTCGCCAATACGTTAACGCCATCGGTGGGTGACGCGAACTCGCAAACACCGGAGTATAAAGCGTTTCTGGTCAACATCGAGCGAGCGTAAGGAAGGGAACTCATGGCTATGCAATCACAAGATATTATTAAACGCTCGGCGACGAACAGCATCACGCCACCGCCCCAGGCGCGGGATTACCGTGCAGAAGTGGCAAAATTAATTGATGTCACTACCTGTATTGGCTGTAAAGGCTGTCAGGTCGCCTGCTCAGAGTGGAACGATATTCGCGATGAAGTGGGCTACTGCAACGGCGTCTACGACAACCCGACCGATCTCAGCGCTAAGTCCTGGACGGTGATGCGCTTTAGCGAAACCACCCAGAACGACAAGCTGGAATGGCTGATCCGCAAAGACGGCTGCATGCACTGCGCCGATCCCGGCTGTTTGAAAGCCTGTCCATCCGCTGGAGCAATCATTCAGTATGCCAACGGGATTGTCGACTTTCAGTCCGAGCACTGTATTGGCTGTGGCTACTGCATTGCTGGCTGCCCGTTCAATATTCCGCGACTTAATCCCGAAGATAACCGGGTCTACAAATGTACGCTGTGCGTTGACCGGGTCAGCGTGGGCCAGGAACCGGCCTGCGTGAAAACTTGTCCGACCGGCGCTATCCAGTTTGGCACCAAAAAAGAGATGCTCAATGTAGCGGAAACTCGCGTGGCGCAGTTGAAAAAACGCGGCTATGCCAATGCGGGCATCTACAACCCGCAAGGGGTCGGCGGTACCCACGTGATGTATGTACTTCATCACGCGGATCAACCATCGCTGTACCACAATCTGCCGGATGAGCCAAAAATCGCCGCACCAGTGAACTTCTGGAAGGGGATTTTAAAACCACTCTCCGCCGCCGGATTTATCGCCACCTTTGCCGGGCTGATTTACCACTACGTGGGAGTCGGCCCAAACAAAGAGACGGATGATGATGAAGAGGAGAACGGTCATGAGTAAAAGCAAAATGATTCTGCGCACCAAATTCATCGACCGTGCTTGTCACTGGACGGTGGTAATAAGCTTCTTCCTGGTGTCGCTTTCCGGTATTGCGCTGTTCTTCCCGACGTTGCAATGGCTCACCGAAACTTTCGGTACACCGCAAATGGGGCGAATTCTACATCCGTTTTTCGGGGTGATAATTTTCATCGTGCTGATGTTTATGTTCGTCCGTTTTGTACACCACAACATTCCCGATAAACAGGACCTTCCCTGGATTAAAGGGATCGTTGAGGTACTTAAAGGCAATGAGCATAAAGTCGCTGATGTGGGGAAATACAACGCAGGGCAGAAAATGATGTTCTGGAGCATCATGAGTCTAATTCTGGTATTACTGATTACCGGCGTTATTATCTGGAGGCCCTACTTTGCCCATTATTTCTCAATTAACATTGTTCGTTGGAGTTTGTTAATCCACGCGACAGCAGCCATTGTGCTGATCCACGCCATTCTGATCCATATGTACATGGCGTTTTGGGTAAAAGGTTCAATTAAAGGGATGATCGAAGGGAAAGTGAGTCGACGCTGGGCGAAGAAACACCATCCTCGCTGGTATCGTGAGGTTGAACTTACTGAAGAAAAAGCACCGGAATTAGAGTCTAAATAAAAGCAATAAGGCCGCTGTTATTCAGCGGTCTTATTCTCTCAATGGCCCAGTGATATGCTGCGGCGCTGCGAGACCTGATTATCAGGCGAATAAAAGGCCCTCCATTCAATGATGAACAAACCCTACCCAACCCGCAGCAAATCACTGTATCTCGTGGTATAACGCGGTGAGAGCATATCTCGCTTCATCGCCCACGGTTGTTGTATACCTTGTCCGGCAAAATAGAGCGTTCCTTTACCCTTTTCAGCATTGAGCGTATCCAGAACGGCCATCAGCTTATCGCTGTTATGCCGTGGAGCGTTGTCATCAAAAAGATTCAACTGTGCAACACCTGAGCTAAAAAAATCGCCCAGCATGACCCCTGCTTTTTGATAACGTAGCCCCTCTCGCCATATTGCGTCCAGGCTACATGTGGCCGCCCTTATAATTTCCCGACTATCCTGGGTTGGTGTCAGCAGTTTTATCGATGCGCTGTTACCGTAATACGGTTCATTCAGGGAAAATGGGCTGGTTTTGATAAACGTAGAGATAAACCGGCAGAACTGGTGCTCTCTGCGCAGCTTTTCCGCAGCACGTGAAGCATAGGTACAAATTGCCTCTCGCATCGCGTTGTAATCCGTGAGTTTTTCACCAAACGATCTTGAGCAGATAATTTCCTGCTTAACTGGCGCAAACTCCTCCAGCTCCAGGCAAGGTTCACCGCGCAATTCCCGCACAGTGCGCTCAAGCACAACGTTGAAATGTTTGCGGATAAAGCGAATATCGGTATCTGCTAGGTCGCAGACCGTTTTAATGCCCATAGCGTCAAGTTTTTTACTGATACGGCGTCCAACACCCCAGACTTCATCAACCGGGAGCGCAGTCATCAGCTTACGCTGGCGCTCAATATTCGAGAGATCCACCACCCCGCCAGTCTGTTCCTGCCACTTTTTGGCAGCATGGTTAGCCAGCTTGGCCAGGGTTTTGGTCTGGGCGATACCGACCCCAACCTTGAGGCGTGTTTTTTGTAAAATGGTTGCTCTGATTTCCCGACCAAAATCCGTCAGATCCCGGCAGTTTCGCACGCCCGTTAAATCGCAAAAGGCTTCATCAATACTGTACATCTCCACGCGCGGCGACAGCTCCTCCAGAATCGACATCACCCTGCTGCTCATATCCGCATACAATTCGTAGTTCGAACTAAAACAGAACACGCCATAGCGCCTGAACAGATCTTTCTGTTTGAAATATGGTGCGCCCATATTAACGCCAAGCGCTTTTGCCTCCGCGCTACTGG
This window of the Citrobacter freundii ATCC 8090 = MTCC 1658 = NBRC 12681 genome carries:
- a CDS encoding fimbrial protein, translated to MKFIPIALLLISTPLWAANSTNTNVLTVKAELVTGSCDITASDVDLGDLDASEFAAGGAWANLSATTKGNVPTQPLKISFRCDSGSLAKTLVLSFKPQKAQLTGNQIFPNEYTGPMTAAGNVGVVVFEGRTSPVAINVLNKDNTSAVNIVNYKGSTTTYSDITLSARFQKVDSAKTVTPGGVLSQVQISVSYK
- a CDS encoding methyl-accepting chemotaxis protein, encoding MDNTTSMQALHKLGFLHQIRLVPLFSSILGGILLLFALSSGLAGYFLMQADRDQRDVTDEIQVRMGLSNSSNHLRTARINMIHAGAASRIAEMDDMKANIAEAEKRIKQSQDGFNTYMARAVKTTAGEALDAELSANFKAYIDGLQPMLKYAKNGMFEAIINHENEQARPLDSAYNKVLLKAIDIRTARANQLSEQAHQRTQLGMAFMLGAFVLALALTVMTFIVLRRTVIHPLLRAAQRIEQISEGDLTMPEEPTGRSEIGRLSRHLQTMQRSLAKTVGTVRQGAEEIYRGTSEISAGNTDLSSRTEQQAAAIEQTAASMEELTATVKQNADNAHHASTLAEDASGKASRGGQMVSGVVKTMGNISTSSKKISEITAVINSIAFQTNILALNAAVEAARAGEQGRGFAVVASEVRTLASRSAQAAKEIEGLISESVRLIDQGSGEVVAAGNTMTDIVDAVKRVTDIMLEIAAASDEQSRGIVQVSQAISEMDKVTQQNASLVEEASAAAASLEEQAARLTEAVGTFRLTGTSAIRRVTPAVHPSVSLPKSNTVNTDNWETF
- a CDS encoding S-(hydroxymethyl)glutathione dehydrogenase/class III alcohol dehydrogenase; its protein translation is MKSRAAVAFGPGQPLKIVEIDVAPPKKGEVLVKITHTGVCHTDAFTLSGDDPEGVFPAVLGHEGGGIVVEVGEGVTSLKPGDHVIPLYTAECGECKFCKSGKTNLCQAVRATQGKGLMPDGTTRFSYNGEPIYHYMGTSTFSEYTVCAEISLAKVNAQAPLDKVCLLGCGVTTGIGAVHNTAKVKEGDTVAVFGLGGIGLAVIQGAVQAKAGRILAVDTNPEKFKLAGEMGATDFINPNDYDKPVQDVIVELTDGGVDFSFECIGNVNVMRAALECCHKGWGESIIIGVAGAGQEIKTRPFQLVTGRVWRGSAFGGVKGRTQLPGMVEEAMSGKIQLDPFITHRLPLEQINEAFDLMHQGKSIRTVIHFGDN
- a CDS encoding metal/formaldehyde-sensitive transcriptional repressor, with product MPHSPEDKKRILTRVRRIRGQVDALERALESGEPCLSILQQIAAVRGASNGLMGEMVEIHLKDELVSGETTPDQRAVRMAEIGHLLRAYLK
- a CDS encoding DUF302 domain-containing protein, coding for MLRSLKNIFITAALYLLMTVTSHAANTGNTMIKTYSTYNYQQTREHLIAAIESNNLVFFGEFDHAKEAKNAGLTMLPTTVIIFGNPKGGTSLMQAYPDMALDLPFRVLIREESDGRVVVGYHPVEILQTYGPDTAAIQPLKNLEKLVQKAIQ
- the rclC gene encoding reactive chlorine resistance membrane protein RclC, whose protein sequence is MDKLYQYVSTKENVGINLCRISIAIVFMWIGLLKFIPYEADSIVPFVANSPFMSFFYNDPSNYTQFMNHEGELIEANRAWHHANNTYGYSTGLGIVEVIFSLLILAHYVSPKIGFWGATLAFLTPFVTLTFLIFTPETWVSGQDSHTGFPYLSGAGRLVLKDTIMMAAGLIAMVHSAKCILAQNQHERDYTGKVSAGLR
- the fdnG gene encoding formate dehydrogenase-N subunit alpha → MELSRRQFFRICAGGMAGTTVASLGFLSSFSVHAETRQYKLLKAKETRNNCTYCSVGCGMLMYSLGDTAKNVKESIYHIEGDPDHPVSRGSLCPKGAGVLDYIHSETRLQYPEYRAPGSDKWQRIGWDDAINRIARLMKDDRDANFIEKNAQGVTVNRWSTTGMLCSSAASNETGILDGKFARGLGMVAIDCQARLCHGPTVAALAPTFGRGAMTNNWVDIKNANVVLIMGGNAAEAHPVGFKWVVEAQTKNDATVVVVDPRFNRSAAVADLYAPIRAGSDTAFLLGVIRYLLENNQVQHDYVRHYTNASLIIRDDYQFDDGLFSGYDDKKRQYDKSSWFYQLDEQGNALRDETLSHPRCVWNLLKAHVDRYTPEMVNRLCGTSVADFNRICEILASTSVPDRTATILYALGWTHHSAGAQIIRAAAMLQLLLGNIGMAGGGVNALRGHSNIQGYTDLGLLSTNLPGYMPLPSEKQTDYQTYISQITPPALGVNEVNYWQNTPKFFVSMMKSFWGDNATVENNWGYDWLPKWDRLYDVMTQAELMLEGKINGYIVQGFNPLAAFPDKNKSTRALSKLKYMVVIDPLVTESSNFWQNHGEMNDVNPADIQTEVFRLPSSCFAEENGSIANSGRWLQWHWAAAEPPGEALHDGKILGRLFMRLRELYQQEGGANPQPLLNIAWNYKDPYDPHPEEIAREANGQALEDLYDDKGQLIAKKGQQLSSFAQLRDDGSTSSFCWVYCGSWTEQGNQMANRDNSDPYGLGCTPGWAWSWPANRRILYNRASADPSGKPWDPKRTLLHWNGKKWAGMDVADYGQAAPGSNVGPFIMNPEGVARLFSIDKMNDGPFPEHYEPIESPIGTNPLHPNVVSSPVARIYHDDIANMGKADAFPYVATTYSITELFRHWTKHALLNAIAQPDQFIEIGEALASKKGIAAGDTVKVMSKRGFIKAKAVVTKRLQTLTIDGKPVDTIGIPCHWGFEGATRKGFLANTLTPSVGDANSQTPEYKAFLVNIERA